The window GCTTTGACTTCCCCGGAAGTCTTTTTCACCGACTCGTCAAGTTTGTCAACACCTTTTGAAAACGATTTGTTGGCATCTGCTGCCGCCTTCTTGATCTTTTCCTGCAGGGGGGGTGTTTTTTTCACAATGACGTCATCATCGTCGTTAAGGCCGATCGTCTTAAGATCCTCTTCGCTTACCCGGACATGCCCTACCCGGACCATGGTGTCGGCAATGACCGTGACGGTTACTGATTTCTTCGTGGCTTCGTTGACGAGATCCACATGATCCCCTTCGTGGATTCCCAGGTCGGGCAGGTGTGCGATGTTGAGCCGCACCCGTCCCTGGCTCGGGAATGCCCGCTTCTTAATGGTAAACCGTACCTCTTTCATAGAGGATAGACCATCTTAAAAGGGTAAATATCTTCCTGATAGTGGCGCCCAAAAAAACGTTTTTTCTCTTTTTGCCGGGTTCCCGGTGCATCAGCGCATACAGAAAAGATGCTGCATGAGCAAAACTTTTCGTAAAAAATACTCTTTTTTTGCAAAAAACTGCCGTTTTTGTTTATCGCTTGGCATTCACATTAAAAAACACGGTTTTTCCATGACAGGGAGATCCTGCCATTAATCCCGGCTCCGGGTGAGACTATTCCTGAAACACTGTTATCTGTACGGAACACCAATACCTCCCCATAACTGGGAGAAGAGAGTATGGCAAAACAGTGCGATGAACCGGTCACCCAGATGCACCTGAAACCGAAGATGACTGTTAATGAACTGGTCATGGCAATGGGAAAGGCCGGGGCGTACAATGGCGGATCGCTGTCCCGCGCCGTGGATATCTACGAGCAGATGCTGCAGGACAAAGAGACCACGAAGTTCTTCGGGCTCGCCGGGGCGATGGTCCCTGCCGGTATGGGCGGGATCGTCTCTGACCTGATCAAGGCCGGGCATATCGATGTGCTCGTCTCCACGGGCGCAAACCTGACCCACGATATCATCGAAGCGATCGGCTGCAAACATTTCCACGGCACCGCGTTCTGCAGCGATATCGAACTCCGGCACGATGAGATCAACCGGATCTACGATGTGTACCTCCCCAACGAGGCGTTCGAACATTTCGAAGAATTCATGCAAAAAGTGTTCGGGGAACTTGAACCCGGTAGTACCATTTCCATCTCCGCTCTTCTCCGGCATATCGGGAAGAACTTAAAGTCAGGCATCCTGCACACCGCGTATCACAACAATATCCCGGTCTACTGCCCTGCGGTACAGGACTCCATGATCGGTCTCCAGTACTGGCTCTTCTCCCAGACCAACAAAGTGACTGTTGATGCATTTGCCGATATGCCGGCCCTCATGGACCTCTGCTTTACCACAAAGAAAGCCGGTGCCATGCTGGTCGGGGGCGGTGTGCCGAAGAACTTCATCCTCCAGAGCATGCTCATGACCCCTAACGGGTTCTCCTATGCAGTCCAGCTGACCGGTGACCGTCCGGATCTCGGCGGGCTCTCGGGCGCAACGCTGGACGAGGCCCGGTCGTGGGGTAAAATCACGGAAGAGGCCCAGGCAGTCACCGTGTACGGCGATGCCACGATCACGCTCCCCGTTATGGTAGCTGCAGTCATGGAGAGGCTCTCATGACGGACCTCATTCTCGCGCTTGACGCAACCGAGAAGAAGCAGGCCTTGTCCATCGCAGAGGCCTGTGCTCCCCATATCGATGCCATCAAGCTCGGCTACCCGCTGATACTTTCCTGCGGGCTTGCGATTGCCGACGAACTGGAAGACTACGACCTCCCGCTTATCGCCGACTTCAAGGTGGCTGATATCCCCAACACCAACCGGCTGATCGCCGAGCAGGTCTTCGATGCCGGGTTCTCTTCGATCATCTGCCACGGGTTCGTGGGAAAAGATTCGGTGCTTGCCTGTGTCGAGACCGCGTTTGAGTGCGGGGGGGCCTGCTACGTGGTTGCCGAGATGAGTCATCCCGGTGCTACCGGGTTCTTCCATGGTGGCACTGCAGAGAAGATCGCAGAACTAGCTATGGAATGCGGGGCTGATGGGATCATCGCGCCTGCCACACGGCCCGAACGGGTGAAGATCCTTCGGGGCATTGTCGGCAAACGGAAGATCCTTTCACCGGGCGTTGGGGCACAGGGCGGGGATGCGGATACGGTTGCAAAACTCGTTGACGGGATCATTGTTGGACGCGCGATCTATGAAGCAGAAGACCCGGCGAAAGCCGCGCAGGCATTTGCTCATATCCGCTCGAAGTAAATCGACATTTTTTCCCTCGTTTTAAAGCCAGATCCGCATATACACGCTTCTATATTAAGGAAATCGCATACCCTGCACCCTGCAGGGTCTAAATATTTATTAAGGACTTGTGCGATGATATACTATGGATTGGTCGGCAGAACAACAGAAAATGGCACAAAAATTCAAGAGTGTAAACGAGATTCCTGAAAAGGAACGCAAATACAAGTGCCACACCTGCCACCTCATTGTTGAAGAGAGCCCGTGCCCGAATTGCGGTGAGACCCATCTTGAGATCATGTGCCCGCTTGACCACTGCCACTGCTCCCACGAGATCATGTCAGGAATCGAGTACTGCCCCCTGTGCGGTAAACCCGTCTGCCCTGAGTGCGGCTCCCACGATGTCACGCAGATCAGCAGGGTTACCGGCTACCTGCAGGATGTATCCGGCTGGAATGCCGGCAAGCAGCAGGAACTCAAAGACCGGACCCGGTATTCAGTAGCGTAAAATCCCCTATTCTTTTTTGCATAGATAATAAAAGGAAAATCCTAATAATTCAACCCGATTCGCATCAGACTGAAAGGAAAATCACATTTCAGTATATTATCAGGGCACAGACGGACTCTGTTCTCATCCGGTTCTCCTTCCGGAACATTCATTTTTCCGTAGCTCCGTTTCACCGCTTCACTTCGCTGTATCTTTTCGATAACAAGAGCCCGCTTGAACCGGACTTCTGTGTGATGCGGATCAATATCAATGACTTTGTCGTATTTCCTGACCGCTTCTTCATACCGGCCGAGTTCATCGAGACAGTTGCCCATCGCATTGTACGCATTGCTGAAGCGGTGTGCTATAAACACGACCTTTTTCAGGCACATCAGCGCATCTTCTTTCTTTCCCTCCATTGACAGGTCAAGTGCCTGCCGGTACAGGTACTGGGCTTCCAAGGGAATTTGTCGGTTTGGTAACATTGCCATATATCTCACCTATTGCCGGGCACTCCATTATGGTGCCGTGGCAAAAAAACCATTAATCTGACCGAAAAATAAGAATTTGCACATCTGGATCGATTCCGGGTACGCATTGCTGATCTGCATGGTGATGTGCCGTGCAGATCTTTTTCCGTTTTCATTGTTGTATCTAAAAAAAGGGAAATTATTGCCGGAATTTAAATTGTCCGGTTTTTTGACAAGTTAGGGATTCAGCACCATTTTTATCCAGCGTGCAATATAACAAAACATATATCTACTATCCCTGATGCTCAGGTAATTATTATGGCAGTTCTCGACCAGGAGAGAATGGACCGTATCCGGCAGATCCTCAAATGGCACCCGAGGGGAATGACCATATCAGCTGTCAACTCCCAGATGAAAATGAACAGGAACACGCTGGCAAAATATCTTGATATGCTCCTTATATCAGGCCATGTCGAAGTCCAGATTGTCGGAGCTGCTAAAGTCTATTATGTTGCCAGAACGGTCCCGGTTTCTGCAATACTTGAGTTTTCATCGGATCTTGTGATCATGGTCGATCGCGACGGGAAGATCCTCCAGGTGAACGAACCGGTCCCCCATCTCTTCAACGAGAAAAAAGAAGACCTTGTAGGCAGGCGGATCGATCAGATCCGTGAGCCATTTTTCCAAGATCTTCCGGTAGATCCCGTGAAAAAAGGTGAGACTGATGAACGTGAGTTCATCACTGAAAAAACCTGTACAATCCGCGGGGAAAAATATCATTTCCGCATCAAGCGGGTGCCAACCGCTTATGAAGATGGCACTCAGGGTTTCACCTTCATTATAGAGGATAACACGGCCCGGAAAAAATCCCAGGATATGCTGGAGATCAGCGAGGCAAAATACCGGGGCCTGGTCAGATCCTCAGGCGAAGCGATCATCGGGACTACCACTGAAGGCAGGATCGTTTCGTGGAATCCCGCCGCAGAACGGTTGTATGGGTTTACCGAGAGCGAAGTGAACGGAAAGCCGCTCACCATGCTTGCGGATGATGCACAGTACGGGGATGCCGATGCCCTCTTGAAAGGCATTATGCAGGGGGATTGCATCATGCGGCGAGAATTGAGGATGACCGGGGAAAATAAAACACCCATCGATGCCCTGATAACGATCTGCCCAATCAAGGGAGAGGGGAATACAATTGTAGGAGCATCTGCGATTATCCGTGACATCACGCAGGAAAAGATCGAACAGCACATGCGGGAACACGAAGACAAGTACCGTACACTGGTCGAGGATCTCAATGTTGGCTTCTACCGGAGTACCGGAGATCCCCGGGGGAGGTTTGTCTGGGGAAACACGGCCCTCCTGCAAATTCTCGGGTTTCCTTCCATATCGGACCTTAAGAGTATCGATGTTGTGGATGTTTTTTTAACTCCTGATGGAAGACAGGATCTGCTGGATCAGTTGCTGAAAAGCGGGTTTGTAAAAAACCATATTATCCACTTAAAAAAGCGGGACGGGGCACCCATCTCGGTCAGTGTGACGGCACTTGCAGAATTTGATGCGAATAAAAAACTGGTGTTCATCAACGGTATTGTCCAGGACATCACCGGGTTTGTCAATCACCTTAAGTAACCTGCACATTCAGGGAAAGATCATACCTACCGTATTTCCTGCATCACTCACTATAAGATAAGTTGAGAATTTGTGATCCCCCAACCATCCGGATGAAATAACGGAGGTTTTTAAAGATGCCCCCAGCATTATTGATCACGGGAAATTCCGATGAGATACTCGCTTGAAAACAATACCCTTTTCATCCGCGGTTCGTTCCGCGCAGCCAGTACCGGTACTAACGGCGGCATCCGGACAGTTTTAACCCTTTTTAACCATACCATTCCCGCGGGCTGGGATCATGATGACCCTGGAAAGGGACTGGCATCAGTTGCTGCCGGGGCCGGACATTCAACAGATTTCTTTGGGCTGCCCACGCAGGTACCGGTGCAGCAATGCTGCGTGCTCCAGTATGATTTCGTGACGGTCTTTATCACAGCGGGAGTCCGGCGCGAGCCCCCGGAATCAGCCGGGAAAATTAATATCATTGTCACCAGCAGCGAGGGAATGAAAGACGCTGCTCTGCTCGAGACTATTATGGTGGCAACCGAGGCAAAGGCAGATGCACTTGCCACCCTCGATCTCCCGCTGAGCGGCACACCGACCGATGCGGTGATCACGGCCTGCGAAAACGCAATAACCCATACCTGTGCCGGCCGGATTACAGAGATCGGGCACCGGGTCCGGGCTGCCGTGCTTCATGGCATTCCTCACGCGATTAAACGTCATGACAGCGGGATTCAGGAACACCAACCGGGTTTTTTTGTGTTCAGCCGGATCAAGGGCGAGCACTGGGTGGAGTGGACCCCGCATAACTGCCCCTATTATCCCTGCCATTTTGCCGGGCAGAACTGTGACTTCTGCTACTGCCCGTTCTACCCGTGCGGTGACGAAAGTCTTGGGACATGGTCAGCCAGCTCGAATGGGAATAAAGTCTGGAACTGCGCGGGATGTACCCTTCTTCATGAGCCAGAGATCTCCGGTTACTTGAAAAAATTCCCTTCGGCTTCGCTCGCTGAACTCAAAGCACTGCAAAAAAAAGAATGACCGGTGTTGTCCTTACTTTTCGTTGATGCCGAGTGCCGCAAGGAGTTCGGCCAGCGGAATTCCGTGTGCCTCTGCGGCCTGGCGTATCGTCTCGCCGCGGGCGATCGCACAC of the Methanomicrobiales archaeon HGW-Methanomicrobiales-1 genome contains:
- a CDS encoding deoxyhypusine synthase, translated to MAKQCDEPVTQMHLKPKMTVNELVMAMGKAGAYNGGSLSRAVDIYEQMLQDKETTKFFGLAGAMVPAGMGGIVSDLIKAGHIDVLVSTGANLTHDIIEAIGCKHFHGTAFCSDIELRHDEINRIYDVYLPNEAFEHFEEFMQKVFGELEPGSTISISALLRHIGKNLKSGILHTAYHNNIPVYCPAVQDSMIGLQYWLFSQTNKVTVDAFADMPALMDLCFTTKKAGAMLVGGGVPKNFILQSMLMTPNGFSYAVQLTGDRPDLGGLSGATLDEARSWGKITEEAQAVTVYGDATITLPVMVAAVMERLS
- a CDS encoding oxidoreductase, with translation MDWSAEQQKMAQKFKSVNEIPEKERKYKCHTCHLIVEESPCPNCGETHLEIMCPLDHCHCSHEIMSGIEYCPLCGKPVCPECGSHDVTQISRVTGYLQDVSGWNAGKQQELKDRTRYSVA
- the pyrF gene encoding orotidine-5'-phosphate decarboxylase, whose translation is MTDLILALDATEKKQALSIAEACAPHIDAIKLGYPLILSCGLAIADELEDYDLPLIADFKVADIPNTNRLIAEQVFDAGFSSIICHGFVGKDSVLACVETAFECGGACYVVAEMSHPGATGFFHGGTAEKIAELAMECGADGIIAPATRPERVKILRGIVGKRKILSPGVGAQGGDADTVAKLVDGIIVGRAIYEAEDPAKAAQAFAHIRSK
- a CDS encoding disulfide oxidoreductase, whose translation is MAEINADSTIYDLLKAKPESTEALFKFGMGCVGCAIARGETIRQAAEAHGIPLAELLAALGINEK